AGTCGTTGGAACCGGCGTAGACCAGTTTGCCCAGCTCCTTCTTCGGGATGGCCGAGAAGATCAGGTTGAACCGGTCGTCCTTTTGCTGATACGCCAGCTCCGATTCGATGCCGAACACCTTGGTGCTGCCGCCCACGTTGGAGAAGCCCAGGCCGTGGTTTCCATCGGGGTAGATGATGGGCGCGGACAACTGGAAGTTCTTGAAGTCTTCGTAGTAGATCGCCGAGTTCCACGTCATGTGGCCCTCGAGGAAGGTGAACTTGGTGCCGACTTCGTAGTTGGTCAGCGATTCGGGCTTGTACAGCGTGCCCGCGTCCTGCGTGCCGCCCGATTTATAGCCGGTGGAGACGCTGGCGTAGAGCAGGCCGTTCTCGCTGACGTCGGTATCCAGGCGCACCAGCCAGGTCGGCTTGCTCTTGCTGTACTTGGCCGTGTTCCGCTGCGAGACGCTGAAGCCGTTCGACGGGTCCGGATACACGTCCGGCGAGATCGGCACCTGCGGTACGGTCGGGTCAGCGGCCCAACCCCAGTTGATACCGCCCTTGTTCTCCTTCTCATCGTGCGACCAGCGCGCACCACCGGTGAGGCGCCAGTGGTCACTCAAGTGCCAGGTGGCCTGACCGAACAGCGCATACGACTCCACCGTTTCCTTCGGCTGGATGAAGGAGCCCTGCCAGCTGACCGTACCGTAGCGCGTACCGTTCATGATGGGGATGTCGAAGCGTATGTCGTTGTCTTCGTAGCCGTAGTAAGCACCGAGGATCCAGTCCACCGTCTGCGGCCCGACGGACTTCAGGTTGATCTCCTGGCTCCAGCTCTTGTACTTCGAGTCGTTGGTCCGGTCGTCCTGGTACACGCCGTTGGTGGTGAAGCTGGTGGGCACGCTCACGCCGACGTCCTGGTCGAAATCGCTCTTGCCGGAGTAGCGGTTATAGCCGGCGATGTAGCTCAGCTGCATGTCGTCGCTGATGTTCCAGTCCATGCGGCTGCGCAGTGTCTTGGATGTACGGTCCAGGTAGGGCGCCGTGTCGATCAGCGCCGACCAGAAGTCCTGACCCTGACGCGGCGTCTGCATGAGGCTCATACTGGGCGTGCCGTGATCGGCGAAGTACTCGTACGACAGGTTCCACTTGAACGCGTCGCTGGGCTGCCACAAGGCACTGACGCGGGCGGCGGACTGGTCCTGCGAGCTGTACTTGTCGCCGCCCTGCACGTACTGGCCCGGGTCGATCGGCCGGAAGTTGGCCAGCGTGCCGCCGGAGATCGGCGACGCCAGGTACGCCTGTTGCTGCTGCGCCACGCTGGGCAGCTGGCCCGACGGTTTCTGGTAATCGACGTAACCGTCGTGCTGCTCGTGCACCACGGCCACGCGCATGGCGAAGGTGTCGCTGATGGGCAGGTTGAACGCGGCGCGCGCGCCGGCCTGGTTGTAATTGCCTGCGCCGACCTGTGCATTGCCGTAGAAGCCCGCGCCGATGTCCGGCTTGGCCGTCTGGAAACTGATGGCGCCGGCGGTGGAGTTGCGACCCCAGAGGGTGCCCTGGGGACCGCGCAGCGTTTCGACGCCTTCCATATCCAGCAGCAGGCCCGATGCCGCTTCGGCGCGTGGCGCGTAAATGCCGTCGACGAAGGTGGCGACCTCCGGATCGGCGTACTCGGTCTTGGCGCTGTCGTTGCCGATACCACGCAGGGTCAGCGTCACAACGCCGTGGTCACCCTGGGATGTGCCCTGCAGGCCCGGTACCAGCTTGGTGAGGTCCTGCACCGTCATGACGCGCTCCCGATCGAGCGTGTCGACGGTGATCGCGGTGACAGCCACCGGCGTTTTCTGCAGTGGCGTCTCGCGCTTGGTCGCCGTGACCGACACGGCGTCGAGGTTCTGTACTTTCTTTTCTGCGGCGCCCGGCGCGTTGGACGGCGGCGGCGTTTGCGCGGTCGTATCCTGGCCCGCGGCGAACGCCGTGCCCGGCGCAATGACGAGCGATATGGCGACGTACAACAAAGTGCGGTGCAGATTCATCTGGCTCTCCCCATCAATCGTTCGGATAAGTCACGAAGGTCCCCTACTCCCTCCGGCACGCCATCGATCCAGAATGACAGCGCTGTCATCGAGAGATAATAGAGTGCCGTGGCGATGAATGCTTGCCGCAAGGCAGCACGTCATCCAGGCAACGACAAACTCAGGCTACGCAGACTCGCGCGATGCTCGCGGAGCCTTTCCATCGGCGAATATTGGTGCAAAGCGGATAGAACATCAGGGTGTGCCGCTCTCGTGGGCGGGGCATGACAAGGTCCGATCCGCCACCGTGCCGAGCGACACGTCGGTGATGGCGACCTTTCCGCCCGAGTGGCTGGACCACTCGAACGGACGATCGATCCTCCCCATGTTGGCGCCGGCATCGCGGAAGCATTTCAACGGGATGCCGACGCGTAGCCACTGCCCCTTGGGCAACGCGGCAAGCTGGCTACCGACGGCTACCCCGCCACCACAGCCGGCGCCACAGCCGATGCCGATGGTCGAGTTGTCCCCGGGTGAGAGGGCGTCGACGCGCAACGTGGTCACCAGCAGGACATCGCCGTTGGTCTCGCGCTCCACGTCCATGGGTGCGGGTGCCACCAGTGCGATGCTTGCGGCACCGGTGCCGCTGCCGGACCAGCTGAGGCTGCGCGCGTCTTCCTGTGCCTTGTAGTCGAGCGCACCGATACGCAGGCTGCCGTCTGCCGTGGCGGCCGGTGTCGCGGCGACATCCATGGCCACGCCGTTCGCCCCGGTCAGGCGCACGACGACATCCTGTGACGGCTTGCCGCGGGTGAAGTAAACGCCGGCTTGTTGGCTGCTCAGGGTGATCCCCGGATCCTCGGACAACGTGGCCGTCTTCCGGTGGGCCACATAGGTCAGGCCGAAGCCGTAGGGAAACTGCGGCTGCTCGCCCTGCGCCCCGGCTGCCGCCGGGCCCTGTATCGCCCGGCGCGGCCACGTATAGGACAACGTGCCATGGAAGTCGTGCGCGATACGGCCATCACGGCTACGCAGCAACACATCGGCGATGCCCTCCCCTTCGCTGCCCGGCAGCCATGCCACCACGAAAGCGTCGGCGGCGTTGATCTCGCGATTCATCCACAGGGGTCGTCCGGTCAGGAACACGGCGACCACCGGCACGCCTTGCCCGCGCAGCTTTCGCAGCAGATCGAGGTCGCGGTCGTTACCGGGGCGGTAGGCCAGGTTCGGCCGGTCCCCCTGGAACTCGGCGTAGGGGTCTTCACCGAACACTACGATGGCGACGTCGGGCTTTTGCGTGAAGTCGCCATCCACCGACAGCTCGGCGCTGCCACCCGCAGCGTTTACCTGGGCCTTGATGCCTGCCCAGATGGATGTAGCTCCCGGGAAATTCGCGTTGGTCTGGCCCGTTCCCTGCCAGGTCAACGTCCAGCCGCCATTCTGTTTGGGGATATTGTCGGCGCCGTCGCCGGCGACCAGGACGTGCTTGCGCGGGTCGATCGGCAGCACCGCACGGTCGTTCTTCAGCAGCACCAGTGATTCGCGAACGGCCCGCCGCGCCAATGCTCGATGCGCAGGGTTCCCGATCACCTTCGCGGACCTGACGGCCCATAGGTTGGTCGATGGCGCGCCGGCCTCGAACATGCCCAGGCGCACCTTGACCCGAAGAATACGCGTCACCGCTTCGTCGACGCGGCGCATCGGGATCACCCCGGATTTCACCTCGGCCAGCGTGTTTTTGTAGAGCCCCTTCCACGAGTCGGGCGCCTCCAGCATGTCCAGCCCGGCGTTGTACGCCACGGGGCAATCTTCGTTGGTGCAACCGGGCACCTGGCCGTGCGCGTTCCAGTCGCCCAGCACGATCCCGTCGAAACCCATGCGCCCCTTCAGCACGTCGGTGATCAGCGGCTTGTTGCCGGCCATCTTTACGCCGTTCCAGCTGGAGAACGAGACCATGACCACCTGCACACCGGCGTCTATCGCGGGTGCATAGCCTGCCGCGTGGATGTCGCGCAGCGTCGACTCGCTGATCCGTGCGTCGCCCTGGTCCTTGCCATCCTGGGTGCCCCCATCGCCGAGGAAATGCTTGGCCGTGGCGATCACGTGCCCCGAGTCGAGGAATTCAGGCGTACCCGCCTTGCCTTCCAGGCCGCCGACCATCGCCGAGGCGTATTGCGCCACCAGTGCAGGATTCTGGGAATAACCCTCGTACGAGCGGCCCCAGCGCACATCCTGCGGCACGGTCAGCGTCGGGGCGAATGTCCAGCTGATGCCGCTGGCACGCAGTTCCTGCGCGGTAACGGCGCCGATGTCATGGATCAGCTGCGGGTCGCGCGTCGCACCCAGCGCCGAGTTTTGCGGAAACAGCGTGCTGCCGACCAGATTGTTGTGGCCATGCACCGCGTCGATACCGAACAGCACCGGGATCGCCGGCCTTCCGCTCGATGTGTCCATGGACGCGTGGTAGAACGCATCGGCCAGCGCCTGCCACTGCTTGCCATCGGGATACGGCTGTCCTTCGGGCTTGGAGTTGCCACCGGCCAGCACCGAGCCGAGGCGGTACGTGCGTACGTCGTCCGGCGTCACGTATTTGATGTCGGCCTGGATCATCTGGCCGACTTTGTCTTCCACCGACATGTTGGCCAGTAACGCCTTCACCCGGGCTTCGATCGCGGGGTCGGACGGGAGCGGCGACTGCGCTTTTGGCCATTGTTCCGGGTGTACGGACGCGGCATCGCCAGCGACGGCCGGAACGGTGGTCAGCAAGGCGCCTGCAAACGGCAGCACGGAGGAAAGACGTCGCAAAAACAGGCTCGATCGCTGCAGCAATGGCACGTCAAGGCTCCAGGCTGGCGTACCGGCGGCACGCTTGTCGAAGCGCATCCTGGCATAAATGACAGCGCTGTCAATTTGCTATGCAGCATGACTTTCCTGGCCGGGCGGCCGGGTGACTGCTTCAGGGCGCGGCGGCGGTGGAGCCGCGGATCTGCAGCGAGAAGGGAATCTGCACCAGCTTGCCCGTGCCTTGACTGCGCAAGGAGTTCAGCAGTTGCTCGGCCGCGATCTTCCCCATCTCGCGACTGGGTTGCTGGACGGTGGTGAGCGCGGGCCACAACTGCCGCGACAGCGGCGTGTCGTCGAAGCCGCAGACCGACAGGTCGTGCGGCACCTTCAGACCGTACTCGCCCGCCGCCCACATGACGCCGGTGGCCATGTCGTCATTGGCCGCGAATACCGCCGTCGGCCGGTCGGACAGCGAGAACAGTTGCCGCGCCGCCTCAACGCCGGAGCCGAACGTAAAGGCGCCCTGCACCACCAGCGCCGGATCCTCCGGCAAGCCCGCGGCGGCCATCGCGTCGCGATAGCCGGCCAGTCGCCAACGGCTGGCGCCATGGTCGGCGATGCCCACCACATGAGCGATCCGTCGGTGTCCCAGCTCCAGCAGATGCTCGACGATCGCGCGCGCGGCCTGCTGCTCGTCCATCGTGACGCCCAGGGCCTTGCCGCGCTTCTGCGGCGACACGCTCGCATAGGGCACGTCGCGTTCGCGCAGGCGTTTCAGCAGGGGCGCATGGTCGGTGATCGGAGGCGTCAGCACGACGCCGTCGGGATGGTGGTCCGAAATCAGCGCGTCGAAGCGACGGATGAAATCGCCATCGCGCATGCGCAGTGGCCGCACCATCATGCTGTAGCGATGCGCGTCACAGGCCTCGAGCACGCCGTCCTGGATTTCGGCCAGATAGGTCGATGACGGGTTGTCGTTGTTGTCGTACAGCATCGCCACCAGGAACGAGCGGTTGCCCGCCAGGCTGCGCGCCGACGGGTGCGGGCGATAATCCATTGCTTCCATGGCCGCGCGCACGCGCTCGCGCGTGGCATCGGTCACGTTGGCCTCGTCGTTGAGAACACGCGACACGGTCTTGGGCGATACGCCCGCCGCGCGCGCCACGTCTTCGAGGCGTACCCGCATGGAATCTCCGCTGTCACCGCACTGGCGGCTGACTATGCCGCCAGCCCTTCGCCTTTACAAGGGCGACAAGCGGCCATGATGCTGCGTCCGCAACATGCGGTAAGCCCGGTGCCATGACATAACGGTGG
This DNA window, taken from Luteibacter sp. 9135, encodes the following:
- a CDS encoding TonB-dependent receptor; the encoded protein is MNLHRTLLYVAISLVIAPGTAFAAGQDTTAQTPPPSNAPGAAEKKVQNLDAVSVTATKRETPLQKTPVAVTAITVDTLDRERVMTVQDLTKLVPGLQGTSQGDHGVVTLTLRGIGNDSAKTEYADPEVATFVDGIYAPRAEAASGLLLDMEGVETLRGPQGTLWGRNSTAGAISFQTAKPDIGAGFYGNAQVGAGNYNQAGARAAFNLPISDTFAMRVAVVHEQHDGYVDYQKPSGQLPSVAQQQQAYLASPISGGTLANFRPIDPGQYVQGGDKYSSQDQSAARVSALWQPSDAFKWNLSYEYFADHGTPSMSLMQTPRQGQDFWSALIDTAPYLDRTSKTLRSRMDWNISDDMQLSYIAGYNRYSGKSDFDQDVGVSVPTSFTTNGVYQDDRTNDSKYKSWSQEINLKSVGPQTVDWILGAYYGYEDNDIRFDIPIMNGTRYGTVSWQGSFIQPKETVESYALFGQATWHLSDHWRLTGGARWSHDEKENKGGINWGWAADPTVPQVPISPDVYPDPSNGFSVSQRNTAKYSKSKPTWLVRLDTDVSENGLLYASVSTGYKSGGTQDAGTLYKPESLTNYEVGTKFTFLEGHMTWNSAIYYEDFKNFQLSAPIIYPDGNHGLGFSNVGGSTKVFGIESELAYQQKDDRFNLIFSAIPKKELGKLVYAGSNDYQGLPACPPASNLASCLDVTGNDLPHAPNVSLTGIYEHTFHLANGGKLTPRISAQYQSAQWLSYFNLGSGDQQKAYVRGDLSLRYSEPGDKWWVNGYVQNVSDKRTRTSAGRFQMADGSLQYVSQYLAPRTYGVQLGVWF
- a CDS encoding glycoside hydrolase family 3 protein yields the protein MRFDKRAAGTPAWSLDVPLLQRSSLFLRRLSSVLPFAGALLTTVPAVAGDAASVHPEQWPKAQSPLPSDPAIEARVKALLANMSVEDKVGQMIQADIKYVTPDDVRTYRLGSVLAGGNSKPEGQPYPDGKQWQALADAFYHASMDTSSGRPAIPVLFGIDAVHGHNNLVGSTLFPQNSALGATRDPQLIHDIGAVTAQELRASGISWTFAPTLTVPQDVRWGRSYEGYSQNPALVAQYASAMVGGLEGKAGTPEFLDSGHVIATAKHFLGDGGTQDGKDQGDARISESTLRDIHAAGYAPAIDAGVQVVMVSFSSWNGVKMAGNKPLITDVLKGRMGFDGIVLGDWNAHGQVPGCTNEDCPVAYNAGLDMLEAPDSWKGLYKNTLAEVKSGVIPMRRVDEAVTRILRVKVRLGMFEAGAPSTNLWAVRSAKVIGNPAHRALARRAVRESLVLLKNDRAVLPIDPRKHVLVAGDGADNIPKQNGGWTLTWQGTGQTNANFPGATSIWAGIKAQVNAAGGSAELSVDGDFTQKPDVAIVVFGEDPYAEFQGDRPNLAYRPGNDRDLDLLRKLRGQGVPVVAVFLTGRPLWMNREINAADAFVVAWLPGSEGEGIADVLLRSRDGRIAHDFHGTLSYTWPRRAIQGPAAAGAQGEQPQFPYGFGLTYVAHRKTATLSEDPGITLSSQQAGVYFTRGKPSQDVVVRLTGANGVAMDVAATPAATADGSLRIGALDYKAQEDARSLSWSGSGTGAASIALVAPAPMDVERETNGDVLLVTTLRVDALSPGDNSTIGIGCGAGCGGGVAVGSQLAALPKGQWLRVGIPLKCFRDAGANMGRIDRPFEWSSHSGGKVAITDVSLGTVADRTLSCPAHESGTP
- a CDS encoding LacI family DNA-binding transcriptional regulator encodes the protein MRVRLEDVARAAGVSPKTVSRVLNDEANVTDATRERVRAAMEAMDYRPHPSARSLAGNRSFLVAMLYDNNDNPSSTYLAEIQDGVLEACDAHRYSMMVRPLRMRDGDFIRRFDALISDHHPDGVVLTPPITDHAPLLKRLRERDVPYASVSPQKRGKALGVTMDEQQAARAIVEHLLELGHRRIAHVVGIADHGASRWRLAGYRDAMAAAGLPEDPALVVQGAFTFGSGVEAARQLFSLSDRPTAVFAANDDMATGVMWAAGEYGLKVPHDLSVCGFDDTPLSRQLWPALTTVQQPSREMGKIAAEQLLNSLRSQGTGKLVQIPFSLQIRGSTAAAP